One segment of Solanum stenotomum isolate F172 chromosome 1, ASM1918654v1, whole genome shotgun sequence DNA contains the following:
- the LOC125853811 gene encoding uncharacterized mitochondrial protein AtMg00820-like, with amino-acid sequence MDLLAWGDKEAEIEGGGEEKIDIDNAGGEIYGDYIDFHGEIYIFGSNMAAMVVVSWWCSVKKKQLNDMENEALTDPWWKSTIDEEMKSLKKNDTWEFIDCPPGKKTVGCRWVYTVKYKSDDMIERFKARLVAKGYTQTFGINYTETFPPVAKINTV; translated from the exons atgGATTTGTTGGCGTGGGGTGACAAAGAAGCGGAAATTGAAGGTGGTGGAGAAGAAAAAATCGATATTGACAATGCTG GTGGTGAAATTTATGGTGACTATATTGATTTTCAtggtgaaatatatatatttggtagTAATATGGCGGCAATGGTAGTGGTTTCATGGTGGTGTTCAGTGAAGAAGAAACAATTGAATGATATGGAGAAT GAAGCCTTAACTGATCCTTGGTGGAAATCAACTATAGATGAAGAGATGAAatccttgaaaaaaaatgatacatggGAATTTATTGATTGTCCACCGGGAAAGAAAACAGTTGGATGTCGATGGGTGTATACAGTAAAGTACAAATCAGATGATATGATAGAACGATTCAAAGCGAGATTGGTGGCTAAGGGATATACTCAGACCTTTGGAATCAACTATACCGAAACATTTCCACCTGTTGCAAAAATCAACACAGTCTGA